A window of Sulfurimonas sp. C5 contains these coding sequences:
- a CDS encoding AAA family ATPase: MNNIFEKLTHNMTQAIESAVSLALHNKNQEVNAEHFLWALLTNHDSVLNQMFNKMGIDKVAIELDVKSMAEKFPKSSSVSKENIRLSRTFVQTLENGVGLMTKNGDSYLAVDTYILANLKTEPYATLFKKYIDVMALEKELEASRGGAKIDSQTADENLESLSKYGVDLTKEAAEGKLSPVIGRDEEITRMMQILIRKTKNNPMLLGEPGVGKTALVEGLAQRIYHNEVPTSLQNKRVIALDMSSLVAGAKYRGEFEDRLKAVIDEVKSSGNIILFIDEIHTIVGAGASEGSMDAANILKPALARGELHTIGATTLKEYRKYFEKDAALQRRFLPIQLDEPTVNQSLQILRGIKERLEAHHNVTITDSALVAAARLSDRYIADRFLPDKAIDLIDEAAAELKMQIESEPNELSAAKRKVSELMVEKEALKMEKTPANEKRLDEIEKELADVNEDLRKLESQFESEKGVFERISQIKGDIEVKRREADQAKSQSDFNRAAEIEYGEIPKLIEEEKALNAQWDQMQESGTLLKNSVDEESIASVVSRWTHIPVNKMLQAEQEKILHVEEELNRDVVGQSKATHAVARAIKRNKAGLSSANSPIGSFLFLGPTGVGKTQTAKTLAKFLFDSEEALIRIDMSEYMEKHAVSRLVGAAPGYVGYEEGGQLTEAVRRKPYSVVLFDEVEKAHPDVFNMLLQVLDDGRLTDNKGVTVDFSNTIIILTSNIASDKIINNPESPELQDMVMGELKMAFKPEFLNRLDDVVIFNALGAEQIRGIVDLFFNEIQAKVKDRDIELTLSDDAKAYIAEAGFDPVYGARPLKRALYEIVEDRLADLILEGKVKEGSKVEFIVKDQLIDVVLN; the protein is encoded by the coding sequence ATGAATAATATTTTTGAAAAATTAACACACAATATGACACAAGCAATTGAGAGTGCAGTATCTTTAGCACTTCACAATAAAAATCAGGAAGTTAACGCTGAACACTTTTTATGGGCATTACTTACAAACCACGATTCTGTACTTAATCAAATGTTCAATAAGATGGGTATAGATAAGGTTGCTATAGAATTAGATGTAAAGTCTATGGCAGAGAAGTTCCCAAAATCTTCTTCAGTATCTAAAGAAAATATTCGTCTTTCTCGTACATTTGTACAAACTTTGGAAAACGGTGTAGGTTTGATGACGAAAAACGGGGACAGCTATCTGGCAGTAGATACATATATCTTGGCAAATCTTAAAACTGAACCGTATGCAACACTGTTTAAAAAATATATTGATGTAATGGCATTGGAAAAAGAGCTTGAAGCATCTCGCGGTGGAGCGAAGATTGACTCACAAACGGCAGATGAAAATTTAGAGTCACTTTCAAAATACGGAGTTGATCTTACAAAAGAAGCTGCAGAGGGTAAACTCTCACCTGTAATCGGACGTGATGAAGAGATCACTCGTATGATGCAGATCTTAATTCGTAAGACGAAAAACAACCCTATGCTTTTAGGTGAACCCGGTGTAGGTAAAACGGCACTTGTTGAAGGACTTGCTCAAAGAATTTACCATAATGAAGTACCGACATCGCTGCAAAATAAACGTGTAATTGCATTAGATATGAGCTCACTTGTAGCAGGTGCAAAATATCGTGGTGAGTTTGAAGACAGATTAAAAGCTGTAATTGATGAAGTGAAAAGTTCTGGAAATATTATCCTGTTTATCGATGAGATTCATACGATTGTAGGAGCTGGAGCATCTGAAGGTAGTATGGATGCGGCAAATATTTTAAAACCGGCACTTGCACGCGGTGAGTTACATACAATCGGGGCAACAACTTTAAAAGAGTATAGAAAATACTTTGAAAAAGATGCAGCGTTGCAACGCCGTTTCTTACCGATTCAACTAGATGAGCCGACAGTAAACCAGTCACTCCAAATTCTTCGTGGAATTAAAGAGAGACTTGAAGCTCACCACAACGTAACTATTACAGATTCTGCTCTTGTAGCTGCGGCACGTCTAAGCGATAGATACATTGCAGATAGATTTTTACCGGATAAAGCGATTGACTTAATCGATGAGGCAGCAGCTGAACTGAAAATGCAGATCGAATCGGAACCTAATGAACTGAGTGCGGCAAAAAGAAAAGTAAGTGAGTTAATGGTTGAAAAAGAAGCGCTGAAGATGGAAAAAACTCCGGCAAATGAAAAGCGTTTAGATGAGATTGAAAAAGAGCTGGCAGATGTTAATGAAGACTTACGTAAGTTAGAGTCTCAATTTGAAAGTGAAAAAGGTGTGTTTGAAAGAATCTCTCAAATAAAAGGAGATATTGAAGTAAAACGCCGTGAAGCCGATCAGGCAAAATCACAAAGTGACTTTAATCGTGCGGCAGAGATTGAATATGGTGAAATTCCAAAACTGATTGAAGAGGAAAAAGCTCTGAATGCACAATGGGATCAAATGCAAGAATCAGGGACACTACTCAAAAATTCGGTGGATGAAGAGTCTATTGCTTCAGTCGTATCACGCTGGACACATATCCCTGTAAATAAGATGCTCCAAGCAGAACAAGAGAAGATCTTACATGTTGAAGAGGAACTCAACCGTGACGTTGTAGGTCAGTCAAAAGCTACACATGCAGTTGCACGTGCTATTAAGAGAAACAAAGCGGGGCTTTCATCTGCAAATTCTCCGATCGGAAGTTTCTTATTCCTTGGACCTACAGGTGTTGGTAAAACACAAACAGCTAAAACTTTAGCGAAGTTCCTGTTTGACTCAGAAGAAGCACTGATCAGAATCGATATGAGTGAATATATGGAAAAACATGCAGTCTCTCGTTTAGTAGGTGCTGCACCTGGATATGTAGGATATGAAGAGGGTGGACAACTAACAGAAGCAGTTCGTCGTAAACCATATTCTGTAGTACTTTTTGACGAAGTTGAAAAAGCTCATCCTGATGTTTTTAATATGCTTTTACAAGTTTTAGATGACGGGCGTTTGACAGATAATAAAGGTGTAACGGTTGATTTTAGCAATACTATCATAATCCTGACGTCAAATATCGCTTCAGATAAGATTATTAACAATCCTGAATCACCTGAACTTCAAGATATGGTTATGGGTGAATTAAAAATGGCATTTAAGCCTGAATTTTTAAACAGACTCGATGATGTAGTTATCTTTAATGCACTTGGTGCTGAACAAATTAGAGGTATTGTTGACCTGTTCTTTAATGAAATTCAAGCTAAAGTAAAAGACAGAGATATAGAACTTACACTAAGTGATGACGCAAAAGCATATATTGCAGAAGCTGGCTTTGATCCTGTATATGGTGCAAGACCGCTTAAACGTGCTCTTTATGAGATTGTAGAAGACAGACTTGCTGATCTTATTTTAGAAGGTAAAGTAAAAGAGGGCTCTAAAGTTGAATTTATTGTAAAAGATCAACTTATAGACGTAGTACTTAACTGA
- a CDS encoding 1-aminocyclopropane-1-carboxylate deaminase has translation MQNSPISNIFLDGREFFVKRDDLIDRHLAGNKYRKLYTLLTTPQEQYNTIISYGGTQSNAMLALAALCKKKSWEFIYYTKPLSQQQKQQKSGNFYEALSLGMKHQEIEEMLYKDFIASLRLSLDSKSLVVDQGGAVQEAKQGLEVLAEEILQEQSFMQKNNITALATPSGTGTTALFLALALPEYTIYTTPCVGDIEYLKSQMLSLVETLPQNLYILAPKKKYHFAKLYKEFYLMYNKLLDAGIAFDLLYAPQMWECLLEQTQENILYVHSGGVTGNSSMLERYEKKFNAT, from the coding sequence ATGCAAAATTCTCCCATCTCAAACATCTTTCTAGATGGGAGAGAGTTTTTTGTTAAACGCGATGATCTTATTGACAGACATTTAGCAGGAAATAAATACAGAAAACTTTATACACTTCTTACAACTCCACAAGAACAATACAATACAATAATCTCCTACGGTGGAACACAGTCGAATGCAATGTTGGCACTTGCCGCACTCTGCAAAAAAAAATCTTGGGAATTTATTTACTATACAAAACCGTTAAGCCAACAGCAAAAACAACAAAAAAGCGGAAATTTTTATGAAGCACTTTCATTAGGTATGAAACATCAAGAGATCGAAGAAATGCTTTATAAAGATTTTATAGCATCTCTACGTCTGAGTTTAGATTCAAAAAGTTTAGTTGTTGATCAAGGGGGTGCTGTACAAGAAGCCAAGCAGGGATTGGAAGTTTTAGCAGAAGAGATTCTTCAAGAGCAATCCTTTATGCAAAAAAATAATATTACGGCATTAGCGACACCCTCTGGAACAGGAACAACGGCACTATTTTTAGCACTTGCACTTCCTGAATATACAATCTATACAACACCTTGCGTCGGTGATATAGAGTATCTGAAATCTCAGATGCTTTCACTGGTAGAAACATTGCCGCAAAACCTTTATATACTGGCACCGAAAAAAAAGTACCATTTCGCAAAACTGTATAAAGAGTTTTATTTAATGTATAATAAACTACTTGATGCAGGAATAGCATTTGATTTGTTATATGCACCTCAGATGTGGGAATGTTTGCTCGAACAAACACAAGAAAACATTTTATATGTCCATAGTGGAGGAGTGACAGGTAATAGTTCTATGCTTGAAAGATATGAAAAAAAGTTCAATGCAACTTAA
- a CDS encoding EAL domain-containing protein, with amino-acid sequence MKSKSQQWVYYTLFISFALLISSLVFSYKNIDRSSALLNELSQDQISLSHYANSLNYTVKKNQSDILQYLTLHNNLDLLNMQESQSKIQSYIQELKKLTKDKPDFSKELNKTLDILEKRAIGHKLVEQSLITAVHSHDTEDIRDALIGFDMISNKFSHDISILMDQVKNSQNKQIAALKETNEQSSLILVFSFILATFLITISILKFHSSNLKISKQLQLKEKAQKSLKEAQKQLLLYSENLEHEIDKKTQELHKKIYTNFLSALPNRNSLLEDSNEHQFLKMAILDIDKFQSFNDVYGEEIGNIAIKQTAQWLKDYLMETEYLLYHLGGDEFVVTSSDKKINNDHFIRFIETLLNDYKSTHFLYEDKSYQFIMSSGITFSGEDKMLAYADMALKDAKKKNIPISVFEDDKKLERSHQEDMEIQKTLLHVLRNQGLTSYFQPIIPIQSPSKEIKYESLVRLIDEEGKVTPPFKFLDIARQNRVYYKVTKQVLHNTLNTITQHQVACSLNLSLIDIKNERTVKYLYSVLDEFEYGELLTIELLETEDFDDYEEVYSFCMKIRSYGIKIALDDFGSGYSNFTHILHLPVDYIKIDSSLISNIDRDISSQIMVETIVSLARKLNVETIAEFVSSEDILEMVKSLGVDYAQGFHLGKPLPIEDQLSTTSIS; translated from the coding sequence ATGAAATCAAAATCTCAGCAGTGGGTCTATTATACACTTTTTATAAGTTTTGCCCTACTGATCTCTTCACTTGTATTTAGTTACAAAAATATTGATAGAAGCAGTGCACTTTTAAATGAACTTTCTCAAGATCAGATATCGCTAAGCCACTATGCAAATAGCTTAAATTACACAGTTAAAAAGAATCAATCTGACATTCTGCAATATCTTACGCTTCACAATAATCTAGACCTTTTAAATATGCAGGAATCGCAGAGCAAGATTCAGAGTTATATTCAAGAACTAAAAAAACTTACTAAAGACAAACCTGATTTTTCAAAAGAGCTGAACAAGACGCTAGATATTTTAGAAAAAAGAGCGATTGGGCATAAACTTGTAGAACAGTCTCTCATTACAGCCGTCCATTCTCACGATACAGAAGATATAAGAGATGCATTAATCGGCTTTGATATGATAAGTAATAAATTTTCTCATGATATCTCTATATTGATGGATCAAGTAAAAAATTCACAAAACAAACAAATTGCTGCACTAAAAGAAACAAATGAGCAAAGTTCATTAATTCTTGTTTTCTCATTTATATTAGCTACATTCTTGATCACTATTTCCATTTTAAAATTTCACTCATCAAATCTAAAAATATCAAAACAATTACAACTTAAAGAGAAGGCGCAAAAAAGTTTAAAAGAAGCTCAAAAACAGTTACTTCTTTATAGTGAAAACTTAGAACATGAAATCGATAAAAAAACTCAAGAACTACATAAAAAAATCTACACAAACTTTTTAAGCGCTCTGCCGAATAGAAATAGCCTCCTAGAAGATAGCAACGAGCACCAATTTCTTAAAATGGCAATTCTAGATATTGATAAATTTCAGTCGTTTAACGATGTATACGGTGAAGAGATAGGAAACATCGCTATCAAACAGACTGCACAATGGCTCAAAGATTATCTGATGGAAACAGAATACCTTCTTTACCATTTAGGAGGCGATGAGTTTGTTGTAACATCTTCAGATAAAAAAATTAACAATGATCATTTTATTCGCTTTATTGAAACACTTCTCAACGACTATAAAAGTACTCACTTTCTTTATGAAGATAAATCGTATCAATTTATCATGAGTTCCGGTATTACCTTTAGCGGTGAAGATAAGATGCTTGCCTATGCCGACATGGCACTTAAAGATGCAAAAAAGAAAAATATTCCTATCTCTGTATTTGAAGATGATAAAAAACTAGAGCGTTCTCATCAAGAAGATATGGAGATTCAAAAGACGCTGCTTCATGTACTTAGAAATCAAGGACTTACATCTTATTTCCAACCTATTATCCCTATTCAATCTCCATCTAAAGAGATAAAATACGAATCGCTTGTAAGACTTATAGATGAAGAAGGCAAAGTAACACCGCCATTTAAATTTTTAGACATAGCAAGACAAAACCGTGTATATTATAAAGTTACAAAACAGGTGCTTCATAATACACTCAATACTATTACTCAACATCAAGTCGCATGTTCATTGAATCTTTCCCTCATTGATATAAAGAATGAAAGAACGGTGAAATATCTTTATTCAGTTTTAGATGAATTTGAATACGGGGAACTCTTAACAATAGAGTTATTGGAAACAGAAGATTTTGATGATTATGAAGAAGTATATTCTTTCTGTATGAAAATCAGAAGTTATGGTATAAAAATAGCCCTGGACGATTTTGGTAGCGGTTATTCAAACTTTACCCATATTTTGCATCTTCCTGTTGATTACATCAAAATAGATTCCTCATTAATCTCAAATATAGACAGAGATATCAGTTCCCAAATCATGGTGGAGACGATAGTAAGTCTGGCAAGAAAATTAAATGTTGAAACGATTGCAGAGTTTGTTTCTTCAGAAGATATTTTAGAGATGGTAAAAAGTCTTGGTGTAGATTATGCACAGGGCTTTCATTTAGGAAAGCCCCTACCAATTGAAGATCAGTTAAGTACTACGTCTATAAGTTGA
- the fbaA gene encoding class II fructose-bisphosphate aldolase — protein sequence MSKGILDIVKPGVLFGEDVTKVYEHAKENGFALPAVNVVNSDSINGVLEAAKKANSPVIIQFSNGGGSYFAGKALDNTNEAAAIAGSISGAMHVHMMAEAYGVAVILHTDHAAKKLLPWIDALITAGEAHFEAYGKPLFSSHMLDLSEEPLEENIAISKKYLERMAKIGMHIEIELGVTGGEEDGVDNTNIDNALLYTQPEEVAYAYEELSSVSPNFTIAASFGNVHGVYKPGNVVLTPKILDNSQKYIQEKFNTAEKPVNFVFHGGSGSLPEEISEAISYGVIKMNIDTDTQWATWAGVKGYVEKYNDYLQAQIGNPEGEDKPNKKYYDPRKWLRAGQEGLVERVIEAFKDLNAMDRN from the coding sequence ATGAGTAAAGGCATATTAGATATTGTAAAACCTGGTGTATTATTTGGTGAGGATGTTACAAAAGTTTACGAGCATGCAAAAGAGAATGGTTTTGCACTACCTGCCGTAAATGTTGTAAATAGTGATTCTATTAACGGTGTTTTAGAAGCTGCAAAAAAAGCAAATTCACCTGTAATTATTCAGTTTAGTAACGGTGGTGGATCTTACTTTGCAGGTAAAGCTTTAGACAATACAAACGAAGCAGCGGCAATTGCAGGTTCGATTTCTGGTGCTATGCATGTACATATGATGGCAGAAGCTTACGGTGTAGCTGTTATTTTACATACAGATCACGCTGCTAAAAAATTACTTCCATGGATCGATGCATTAATTACTGCAGGTGAAGCACATTTCGAAGCATACGGTAAACCGTTATTTTCTTCTCATATGTTGGACCTTTCTGAAGAACCTTTAGAGGAAAATATTGCGATCTCTAAAAAATATTTAGAAAGAATGGCAAAAATTGGTATGCACATTGAGATCGAACTTGGTGTAACAGGTGGTGAAGAGGATGGTGTAGATAACACAAATATCGATAACGCTCTTCTTTATACACAACCTGAAGAAGTAGCTTACGCATATGAAGAATTAAGTTCAGTATCACCAAACTTTACAATTGCAGCATCATTCGGAAATGTACACGGTGTATATAAACCGGGGAATGTTGTTCTTACTCCAAAAATTCTAGACAATTCACAAAAATATATTCAAGAAAAATTCAACACTGCCGAAAAACCTGTAAACTTCGTTTTCCATGGTGGTTCTGGTTCACTTCCTGAAGAGATCTCTGAAGCTATCTCTTACGGTGTTATCAAAATGAACATCGATACAGATACTCAATGGGCTACTTGGGCAGGTGTAAAAGGTTATGTTGAAAAATATAACGATTATCTTCAAGCTCAGATCGGAAACCCAGAAGGTGAAGATAAGCCAAACAAAAAATATTACGATCCGAGAAAATGGTTACGTGCAGGGCAAGAGGGCTTAGTTGAACGTGTAATTGAAGCGTTCAAAGATCTTAATGCGATGGATAGAAACTAA
- the nth gene encoding endonuclease III, which translates to MKKATKKEIAEIHKRFVERYSDAVTELEYKNAYELVIAVALSAQCTDKRVNLITPALFEKYPAPKELAAANIEDVKALINTCSFFNNKAKNIIEMAKRVVEVYDGEIPMNEKELQTLAGVGQKTANVVMIEYTGANLMAVDTHVFRVSHRLGLSDDKTPIATEATLVKKFKNDLHALHQGMVLFGRYICRAKNPKCEECFLTEFCKTKETFKV; encoded by the coding sequence ATGAAAAAAGCAACTAAGAAAGAAATAGCCGAGATCCACAAACGTTTTGTTGAAAGATACAGTGACGCAGTAACAGAATTAGAGTACAAAAATGCTTATGAACTTGTCATTGCCGTTGCACTTTCAGCCCAATGTACAGACAAAAGAGTCAATCTAATTACACCTGCTTTATTTGAAAAATATCCAGCTCCAAAAGAGCTTGCTGCTGCCAACATAGAAGATGTAAAAGCACTTATTAACACTTGTTCATTTTTTAATAACAAGGCAAAAAACATTATAGAGATGGCAAAAAGGGTTGTAGAAGTTTACGATGGTGAAATCCCTATGAACGAAAAAGAGCTGCAAACACTTGCAGGTGTAGGTCAGAAAACGGCTAATGTAGTCATGATTGAGTATACAGGTGCAAATCTAATGGCAGTCGATACCCATGTTTTTCGTGTCTCACACCGTTTAGGTCTGAGTGATGACAAAACACCTATTGCCACAGAAGCAACACTTGTAAAAAAATTTAAGAACGATCTTCATGCCCTGCATCAAGGGATGGTACTTTTTGGAAGATATATCTGCCGTGCAAAAAATCCAAAATGTGAAGAGTGTTTTCTCACTGAATTTTGTAAAACAAAGGAAACTTTTAAAGTATAG
- the cmoA gene encoding carboxy-S-adenosyl-L-methionine synthase CmoA, which produces MNDKVFTKPIKKQFEFDEEVAAVFDDMLERSVPFYKESQKITKFFVLKALKENGRLYDLGCSTASLLLNIHRDMEVKAELIGLDNSEAMLKRAGRKIEAFGAKIDVENADILEYDYQAADAFVSNYTLQFIRPLVREKLIKKIADALKQEGVFIFSEKVISHHSKLNKDLIECYYDFKKEQGYSEYEIMQKREALENVLVPYSEEENIKMALENGFSHCEVVFRWANFATFIAIK; this is translated from the coding sequence ATGAATGATAAAGTATTTACAAAACCGATAAAAAAGCAGTTTGAATTTGACGAGGAAGTTGCCGCTGTTTTTGACGATATGTTAGAGCGTAGTGTCCCTTTTTATAAAGAGAGTCAAAAGATCACAAAGTTCTTTGTACTCAAAGCTTTAAAAGAGAATGGAAGGCTTTACGATCTGGGATGTTCAACGGCAAGTTTACTTTTAAATATCCATAGAGATATGGAAGTAAAAGCAGAGCTAATAGGTCTGGATAATTCTGAGGCAATGTTAAAACGTGCAGGTAGAAAGATTGAAGCTTTCGGTGCGAAAATAGATGTAGAGAATGCGGATATTTTAGAGTATGACTATCAAGCAGCGGATGCATTTGTAAGTAATTATACACTGCAGTTTATTCGTCCGCTTGTAAGAGAAAAATTGATCAAGAAAATAGCTGATGCCTTGAAGCAAGAGGGTGTATTTATCTTCAGTGAAAAAGTGATCTCTCACCATTCAAAACTCAACAAAGACCTTATTGAATGTTATTATGATTTCAAAAAAGAGCAGGGCTATAGTGAATATGAGATTATGCAAAAGCGTGAAGCCTTAGAAAATGTATTAGTTCCGTATAGTGAAGAGGAAAATATAAAAATGGCTTTAGAAAATGGATTTAGCCACTGTGAAGTTGTATTTCGCTGGGCTAATTTTGCTACCTTTATAGCTATAAAGTAG
- a CDS encoding response regulator, whose amino-acid sequence MGFFSLFSSDKPTPNKQKTVVRDLDFAQGELENNLDREFFVELSNDSEEMLLYFLQGTGWIGANSTFLKKMGYHDISDFNRDNESIRDLFLNESEEIFTESDKTWLDYIRKKYKFEGYRVSLLDKKSSEILVIDAKAFQSHKNPRLYVLHLKDVTDIYKAEQKTKEIEKLKTKFLANIGHEFRTPMNGILGFVELLEDTKLDATQHEYINMIQRSSKSLMTNIETLLDLAQLQSGRLVVSNEVFNLLPLVESLAHSFTKQGKEKGIKVLSFIDPKIPEELNSDPKKIMQILYALTSNAVKFTPRGGKVIFEIKLLKRQQNGDCSIGFSVKDTGSGISEEQIALINEPFTAGNQADERLGVGLSLSSGLVKLLGSDLRVSSDNNGTYVNFVLNFKSSVGQNFKMMPKKKVKVLLLDQTKIDEANFLTIYLRAFALDVIKSNILDEHVYEDIDALYVVANQNDSSWVLELGTYSKKAPVTVLLEENEKLQTKLTHFVDEVIYKPLLPSHIARHLYLLNKVELPSEPKKEFSIPDEHIKALVVEDNMINQRLIKILLQEYNIEVKTASNGVEAVQLYKDENGFDIVFMDIDMPQMNGIVATKEIKSLMSFGVKKTPVIALTALAMNGDKEMLLHEGLDDYLAKPLTRDKLEYILEKHLKVHV is encoded by the coding sequence ATGGGATTTTTTTCTCTATTTTCATCAGATAAACCAACTCCAAATAAGCAAAAAACAGTTGTCCGTGATTTAGACTTCGCTCAAGGTGAACTTGAAAACAATTTAGATAGAGAATTTTTTGTAGAACTTTCTAATGACAGTGAAGAGATGTTACTGTATTTTCTTCAAGGTACAGGCTGGATAGGAGCAAATAGCACTTTTTTAAAGAAGATGGGCTATCATGATATTTCTGACTTTAATAGAGATAATGAGAGTATTAGAGATCTGTTTTTGAATGAGAGTGAAGAAATTTTTACAGAATCTGATAAAACGTGGTTGGATTATATAAGAAAAAAATACAAATTTGAAGGTTATAGAGTTAGTTTACTTGATAAAAAGAGTTCGGAGATTCTTGTGATAGATGCAAAGGCATTTCAGTCACATAAAAATCCTAGACTGTACGTACTGCACCTAAAAGATGTAACGGATATTTATAAGGCAGAACAAAAAACAAAAGAGATAGAAAAACTAAAAACAAAATTTTTGGCAAACATCGGACATGAATTTAGGACACCGATGAATGGAATACTTGGTTTTGTAGAACTGTTAGAGGATACAAAACTGGATGCTACACAGCATGAATATATCAATATGATTCAACGATCTTCAAAAAGTTTAATGACAAATATTGAAACACTTTTAGACCTGGCTCAGCTTCAAAGTGGAAGATTAGTAGTTTCAAATGAAGTCTTCAATCTTTTACCACTAGTTGAATCTCTTGCACATAGTTTTACTAAACAAGGAAAAGAAAAAGGGATCAAAGTACTCAGTTTTATTGATCCTAAAATACCAGAAGAACTCAATAGCGATCCTAAAAAAATTATGCAGATTTTATATGCACTCACGTCAAATGCTGTAAAGTTTACACCAAGGGGCGGGAAAGTAATATTTGAAATAAAACTACTTAAACGTCAGCAAAACGGAGATTGTAGTATAGGATTTAGTGTAAAAGATACTGGAAGCGGAATTTCAGAAGAACAAATAGCACTTATTAATGAGCCTTTTACTGCAGGCAATCAAGCAGATGAAAGACTTGGTGTAGGTCTTAGTCTCTCTTCTGGACTTGTTAAACTTTTAGGATCAGATTTGCGAGTTAGCAGTGACAATAACGGTACTTATGTAAACTTTGTTCTTAATTTTAAAAGTTCGGTTGGACAAAACTTTAAAATGATGCCGAAGAAAAAGGTAAAAGTTCTACTACTTGATCAGACAAAAATTGATGAGGCAAACTTTTTAACAATATATTTACGCGCTTTTGCACTAGATGTAATAAAATCGAATATATTAGATGAACATGTTTATGAAGATATTGATGCATTATATGTAGTGGCAAATCAAAATGATTCTTCATGGGTTTTAGAACTTGGAACATATTCAAAAAAAGCTCCTGTTACGGTTCTTTTAGAAGAAAACGAAAAATTACAGACAAAACTGACACACTTTGTTGATGAAGTGATTTATAAGCCGCTTTTACCTAGTCATATCGCAAGACATTTATATTTATTGAATAAAGTGGAATTACCGTCGGAACCGAAAAAAGAGTTTTCTATACCAGATGAACATATTAAAGCTTTGGTAGTTGAAGACAATATGATTAACCAAAGACTTATCAAAATTTTATTACAAGAATACAATATTGAAGTAAAAACTGCATCAAACGGTGTAGAAGCAGTTCAGCTATATAAAGATGAAAATGGTTTTGATATAGTGTTTATGGATATTGATATGCCTCAAATGAATGGAATTGTAGCGACAAAAGAGATCAAGTCATTAATGTCTTTTGGAGTGAAAAAGACGCCAGTCATCGCACTGACGGCATTAGCTATGAATGGGGATAAAGAGATGTTACTTCATGAGGGGCTTGACGATTATCTGGCAAAACCGCTAACACGTGATAAATTAGAGTATATTTTAGAAAAACATTTAAAAGTGCATGTATAG
- a CDS encoding peptidyl-prolyl cis-trans isomerase, which produces MIKAKKLLSVVLLAGTIASAQTLVTVNGKSITQEDVDSELMRATQGRFNQVPPEKQAAFRQQVLQQLIGKELIFEDAKKNGVLKTKEYKEEYKKLEERMKQELAIQVWQKQLLDGIKISEKELKDYYKQNKEEFNEPESVHARHILVATEDEAKSIIAGLKPLSGDKLKNKFIEEAKAKSTGPSGPKGGDLGYFTQGQMVPEFNDKAFSMKKGTVTLEPVKTQFGYHVIYVEDKKPAMIRKYDEVKAFIEQRLKMEKFKDAMKKKMDALQKKAVIK; this is translated from the coding sequence ATGATTAAAGCAAAAAAATTACTTTCTGTTGTTCTGCTCGCTGGGACTATCGCTTCGGCACAAACATTAGTAACTGTAAATGGAAAATCTATTACACAAGAAGATGTTGATAGTGAATTAATGAGAGCAACACAGGGAAGATTTAATCAAGTTCCACCTGAAAAGCAAGCTGCATTTAGACAACAAGTTCTACAACAACTAATTGGTAAAGAACTTATTTTTGAAGATGCAAAGAAAAACGGCGTTCTAAAAACAAAAGAGTATAAAGAAGAATATAAAAAGCTCGAAGAGCGTATGAAGCAAGAGCTGGCTATTCAAGTTTGGCAAAAACAACTTTTAGACGGAATCAAGATTTCAGAAAAAGAGTTAAAAGATTATTACAAACAAAACAAAGAAGAATTTAACGAGCCGGAAAGTGTACATGCTCGTCATATCCTTGTAGCTACAGAAGATGAAGCAAAAAGTATTATTGCAGGTTTAAAACCTTTAAGCGGTGATAAACTAAAAAATAAATTCATTGAAGAAGCAAAAGCAAAATCAACAGGACCAAGCGGACCAAAAGGTGGAGACTTAGGTTATTTTACTCAAGGGCAAATGGTACCTGAGTTTAACGATAAAGCATTCTCTATGAAAAAAGGTACTGTTACTTTAGAACCTGTTAAAACACAATTCGGTTACCATGTTATCTATGTAGAAGATAAAAAACCAGCTATGATTAGAAAATATGATGAAGTAAAAGCTTTCATTGAACAACGTCTGAAAATGGAAAAATTCAAAGATGCAATGAAAAAGAAAATGGACGCTTTACAGAAAAAAGCAGTTATCAAGTAA